From a single Gracilimonas sp. genomic region:
- the secF gene encoding protein translocase subunit SecF has translation MRWFETPNFDFNGARKMAYIFSAILFLVSVGAILTKGLQYGIDFKGGKEFVLDFENPVSVVDMRSDLSEPLGATPELKLFGSESEILIRTDNERPINEVQQIITSSMTELYPDNPFTVIKTDVVGPRFAEDLKSGALQAIIYAIVIIFIYILIRFRNWTFSAGAVAALIHDVVIVLGIFTLLADLVPFSLQVDQAIIAAFLTIVGYSLNDTVVVFDRIRENSNVHKGMDFMPMVNKSLNDTLSRTVITSITTLFVVTVLFIFGGEVLKGFSFALLIGIVLGTYSSLFVASSLVVELEARTKKS, from the coding sequence ATGAGATGGTTTGAAACCCCTAATTTTGACTTCAACGGAGCACGGAAGATGGCTTACATCTTCTCAGCTATCCTGTTTTTGGTTTCGGTTGGAGCAATTCTAACAAAAGGACTCCAGTACGGTATCGACTTTAAAGGCGGTAAGGAGTTTGTGCTGGATTTTGAAAATCCGGTAAGTGTAGTAGATATGAGATCTGATCTCTCTGAACCCCTCGGGGCTACACCTGAACTGAAACTATTCGGTTCTGAAAGTGAAATCCTGATTCGTACCGACAATGAGCGGCCCATCAATGAGGTACAACAAATTATCACCTCTTCGATGACTGAGCTGTACCCAGATAATCCATTTACGGTGATCAAAACCGACGTGGTAGGCCCGAGATTTGCCGAAGACCTTAAGTCAGGTGCATTGCAGGCTATCATTTACGCTATCGTGATTATCTTTATCTATATTCTCATTCGGTTTCGAAACTGGACGTTTTCGGCCGGGGCTGTAGCTGCATTGATACACGATGTGGTAATTGTACTGGGTATTTTTACCCTGCTGGCAGATTTAGTCCCATTCAGCCTTCAGGTTGATCAGGCAATTATTGCCGCCTTCCTCACCATTGTGGGTTATTCACTGAACGATACGGTAGTAGTATTTGACCGTATCCGTGAAAACTCCAACGTGCATAAAGGAATGGATTTTATGCCGATGGTAAACAAAAGCCTGAACGATACCCTTAGCCGTACCGTGATAACTTCTATTACCACCTTGTTTGTGGTGACTGTGCTGTTTATTTTCGGCGGTGAGGTGTTGAAAGGCTTTTCTTTTGCCCTCTTAATCGGTATTGTACTTGGTACATACAGTTCGCTATTTGTTGCCAGCTCTTTGGTGGTTGAACTCGAAGCACGTACAAAAAAATCTTAA
- a CDS encoding STAS domain-containing protein — MSFNTSERYNSVVIEFKGNVMGGPDAVSLNEKLHELIDNDKTNIVVDLGKVKFMNSSGLGMLIGALTTMRKAGGDLRIANATDKIESLLIVTKLITVFKHYKSVEEAAESFEE; from the coding sequence ATGAGCTTTAATACATCAGAACGCTACAACAGCGTTGTTATCGAATTCAAAGGAAACGTTATGGGTGGCCCTGATGCGGTTAGTCTGAATGAAAAATTACATGAACTCATCGACAATGATAAAACCAATATCGTTGTTGATCTTGGTAAAGTTAAGTTCATGAATTCATCCGGGCTAGGCATGTTGATTGGAGCTCTGACTACCATGCGTAAAGCCGGTGGTGATCTTAGAATTGCGAACGCTACCGATAAGATCGAAAGCCTGTTGATTGTCACGAAACTGATCACAGTCTTCAAACACTACAAGTCAGTAGAAGAAGCCGCTGAATCTTTTGAAGAGTGA